Proteins from one Triticum aestivum cultivar Chinese Spring chromosome 7A, IWGSC CS RefSeq v2.1, whole genome shotgun sequence genomic window:
- the LOC123154551 gene encoding 7-deoxyloganetin glucosyltransferase isoform X3, with amino-acid sequence MEIGLLAPGERPHAVMIPYPAQGHVTPMLKLGKLLHARGFHVTFVNNEFNHRRLLRSQSADTLRGLPAFRFAAIADGLPPSDREATQDIPALCYSTMTTCLPRFKELIVKLNEEAGASGGALPPVTCVVADSVMSFGLRAARELGLRCATLWTASACGFMGYNHYKDLLDRGLFPLKEEAQLSNGYLDTTIDWIPAMPKDMRLRDLPTFLRATDPDDIMFNFFVHETAAMSQASAVVINTWDELESPLLDAMSKLLPPIYTVGPLHLTVRNNVPEESPLAGIGSNLWKEQDAPLRWLDGRPPCSVVYVNFGSITVMSKEHLLEFAWGLANTGYTFLWNVRPDLVKGDDEAALPPEFSAAIEGRSMLSTWCPQEKVLEHEAVGVFLTHSGWNSSLEGICGGVPMLCWPFFAEQQTNCRYKCTEWGIGMEIGDDLRRTEVEAMIREVMEGEKGQEMRQRVIELQKSAVASARPGGRSMRNVDRLIHEGNGEECLRMSVDHYVIHQSTKVGGGAHLRKIQCGSMTKRNQIMVPFSLLLS; translated from the exons ATGGAGATCGGGTTGCTGGCACCGGGTGAGAGGCCGCACGCCGTGATGATCCCCTACCCGGCGCAGGGCCACGTCACGCCGATGCTGAAGCTGGGCAAGCTGCTCCACGCCAGGGGCTTCCACGTCACCTTCGTCAACAACGAGTTCAACCACCGCCGCCTGCTGCGCTCCCAGTCCGCCGACACGCTACGTGGCCTGCCCGCGTTCCGGTTCGCCGCTATCGCCGATGGCCTTCCGCCGTCCGACCGCGAGGCCACGCAGGACATCCCTGCGCTGTGCTACTCTACCATGACCACCTGCCTCCCCAGGTTCAAGGAGCTCATCGTCAAGCTCAACGAGGAGGCCGGGGCCTCCGGTGGCGCGCTGCCGCCTGTAACCTGCGTGGTGGCGGATAGCGTCATGAGTTTTGGCCTTCGAGCGGCGCGGGAGCTCGGCCTCCGCTGCGCCACGCTCTGGACCGCCAGCGCGTGTGGTTTCATGGGCTACAACCACTACAAGGATCTACTCGACCGTGGGCTCTTCCCTCTCAAAG AAGAGGCGCAGTTGAGCAATGGATACTTGGACACGACCATCGACTGGATACCGGCGATGCCCAAGGACATGCGGCTACGTGACCTCCCGACCTTCTTGCGTGCCACGGACCCCGATGATATCATGTTCAACTTCTTCGTCCATGAGACGGCGGCCATGTCACAGGCCTCGGCGGTGGTCATCAACACATGGGACGAGCTCGAATCACCCCTGCTCGACGCCATGTCCAAACTCCTGCCGCCTATCTACACAGTGGGGCCGCTCCATCTCACGGTCCGCAACAACGTACCGGAGGAGAGCCCCCTCGCCGGCATTGGGTCCAACCTGTGGAAGGAGCAGGACGCGCCCCTTCGGTGGCTCGACGGCCGGCCGCCGTGCTCCGTGGTCTACGTCAATTTCGGGAGCATCACGGTGATGTCCAAGGAGCATTTGTTGGAGTTCGCGTGGGGGCTGGCCAACACAGGCTACACCTTCCTGTGGAACGTGCGGCCTGACCTCGTCAAGGGTGACGACGAGGCCGCACTTCCGCCGGAGTTCTCTGCGGCGATCGAGGGGCGGAGCATGCTCTCGACGTGGTGCCCACAGGAGAAGGTGCTAGAGCATGAGGCTGTAGGGGTGTTTCTCACACACTCCGGTTGGAACTCATCGCTCGAGGGCATCTGCGGCGGCGTTCCGATGTTGTGCTGGCCCTTCTTCGCGGAGCAGCAGACCAACTGTCGCTATAAGTGCACGGAGTGGGGCATCGGGATGGAGATTGGGGATGATCTGAGAAGGACCGAGGTGGAAGCCATGATACGGGAGGTCATGGagggggagaagggccaagagatGCGACAACGCGTGATTGAGCTCCAGAAGAGTGCAGTGGCCTCCGCACGGCCTGGCGGAAGGTCCATGCGCAATGTTGATAGGCTCATCCACGAG GGAAATGGTGAAGAATGCCTCCGCATGTCTGTTGACCACTATGTGATTCACCAATCCACCAAGGTCGGCGGCGGCGCGCATCTTAGAAAAATCCAATGTGGATCAATGACAAAGAGAAATCAAATCATGGTCCCCTTTTCTCTCTTATTGAGTTaa
- the LOC123154551 gene encoding 7-deoxyloganetin glucosyltransferase isoform X2, translating to MEIGLLAPGERPHAVMIPYPAQGHVTPMLKLGKLLHARGFHVTFVNNEFNHRRLLRSQSADTLRGLPAFRFAAIADGLPPSDREATQDIPALCYSTMTTCLPRFKELIVKLNEEAGASGGALPPVTCVVADSVMSFGLRAARELGLRCATLWTASACGFMGYNHYKDLLDRGLFPLKEAQLSNGYLDTTIDWIPAMPKDMRLRDLPTFLRATDPDDIMFNFFVHETAAMSQASAVVINTWDELESPLLDAMSKLLPPIYTVGPLHLTVRNNVPEESPLAGIGSNLWKEQDAPLRWLDGRPPCSVVYVNFGSITVMSKEHLLEFAWGLANTGYTFLWNVRPDLVKGDDEAALPPEFSAAIEGRSMLSTWCPQEKVLEHEAVGVFLTHSGWNSSLEGICGGVPMLCWPFFAEQQTNCRYKCTEWGIGMEIGDDLRRTEVEAMIREVMEGEKGQEMRQRVIELQKSAVASARPGGRSMRNVDRLIHEVLLA from the exons ATGGAGATCGGGTTGCTGGCACCGGGTGAGAGGCCGCACGCCGTGATGATCCCCTACCCGGCGCAGGGCCACGTCACGCCGATGCTGAAGCTGGGCAAGCTGCTCCACGCCAGGGGCTTCCACGTCACCTTCGTCAACAACGAGTTCAACCACCGCCGCCTGCTGCGCTCCCAGTCCGCCGACACGCTACGTGGCCTGCCCGCGTTCCGGTTCGCCGCTATCGCCGATGGCCTTCCGCCGTCCGACCGCGAGGCCACGCAGGACATCCCTGCGCTGTGCTACTCTACCATGACCACCTGCCTCCCCAGGTTCAAGGAGCTCATCGTCAAGCTCAACGAGGAGGCCGGGGCCTCCGGTGGCGCGCTGCCGCCTGTAACCTGCGTGGTGGCGGATAGCGTCATGAGTTTTGGCCTTCGAGCGGCGCGGGAGCTCGGCCTCCGCTGCGCCACGCTCTGGACCGCCAGCGCGTGTGGTTTCATGGGCTACAACCACTACAAGGATCTACTCGACCGTGGGCTCTTCCCTCTCAAAG AGGCGCAGTTGAGCAATGGATACTTGGACACGACCATCGACTGGATACCGGCGATGCCCAAGGACATGCGGCTACGTGACCTCCCGACCTTCTTGCGTGCCACGGACCCCGATGATATCATGTTCAACTTCTTCGTCCATGAGACGGCGGCCATGTCACAGGCCTCGGCGGTGGTCATCAACACATGGGACGAGCTCGAATCACCCCTGCTCGACGCCATGTCCAAACTCCTGCCGCCTATCTACACAGTGGGGCCGCTCCATCTCACGGTCCGCAACAACGTACCGGAGGAGAGCCCCCTCGCCGGCATTGGGTCCAACCTGTGGAAGGAGCAGGACGCGCCCCTTCGGTGGCTCGACGGCCGGCCGCCGTGCTCCGTGGTCTACGTCAATTTCGGGAGCATCACGGTGATGTCCAAGGAGCATTTGTTGGAGTTCGCGTGGGGGCTGGCCAACACAGGCTACACCTTCCTGTGGAACGTGCGGCCTGACCTCGTCAAGGGTGACGACGAGGCCGCACTTCCGCCGGAGTTCTCTGCGGCGATCGAGGGGCGGAGCATGCTCTCGACGTGGTGCCCACAGGAGAAGGTGCTAGAGCATGAGGCTGTAGGGGTGTTTCTCACACACTCCGGTTGGAACTCATCGCTCGAGGGCATCTGCGGCGGCGTTCCGATGTTGTGCTGGCCCTTCTTCGCGGAGCAGCAGACCAACTGTCGCTATAAGTGCACGGAGTGGGGCATCGGGATGGAGATTGGGGATGATCTGAGAAGGACCGAGGTGGAAGCCATGATACGGGAGGTCATGGagggggagaagggccaagagatGCGACAACGCGTGATTGAGCTCCAGAAGAGTGCAGTGGCCTCCGCACGGCCTGGCGGAAGGTCCATGCGCAATGTTGATAGGCTCATCCACGAGGTGCTGCTGGCTTGA
- the LOC123154551 gene encoding 7-deoxyloganetin glucosyltransferase isoform X1: protein MEIGLLAPGERPHAVMIPYPAQGHVTPMLKLGKLLHARGFHVTFVNNEFNHRRLLRSQSADTLRGLPAFRFAAIADGLPPSDREATQDIPALCYSTMTTCLPRFKELIVKLNEEAGASGGALPPVTCVVADSVMSFGLRAARELGLRCATLWTASACGFMGYNHYKDLLDRGLFPLKEEAQLSNGYLDTTIDWIPAMPKDMRLRDLPTFLRATDPDDIMFNFFVHETAAMSQASAVVINTWDELESPLLDAMSKLLPPIYTVGPLHLTVRNNVPEESPLAGIGSNLWKEQDAPLRWLDGRPPCSVVYVNFGSITVMSKEHLLEFAWGLANTGYTFLWNVRPDLVKGDDEAALPPEFSAAIEGRSMLSTWCPQEKVLEHEAVGVFLTHSGWNSSLEGICGGVPMLCWPFFAEQQTNCRYKCTEWGIGMEIGDDLRRTEVEAMIREVMEGEKGQEMRQRVIELQKSAVASARPGGRSMRNVDRLIHEVLLA, encoded by the exons ATGGAGATCGGGTTGCTGGCACCGGGTGAGAGGCCGCACGCCGTGATGATCCCCTACCCGGCGCAGGGCCACGTCACGCCGATGCTGAAGCTGGGCAAGCTGCTCCACGCCAGGGGCTTCCACGTCACCTTCGTCAACAACGAGTTCAACCACCGCCGCCTGCTGCGCTCCCAGTCCGCCGACACGCTACGTGGCCTGCCCGCGTTCCGGTTCGCCGCTATCGCCGATGGCCTTCCGCCGTCCGACCGCGAGGCCACGCAGGACATCCCTGCGCTGTGCTACTCTACCATGACCACCTGCCTCCCCAGGTTCAAGGAGCTCATCGTCAAGCTCAACGAGGAGGCCGGGGCCTCCGGTGGCGCGCTGCCGCCTGTAACCTGCGTGGTGGCGGATAGCGTCATGAGTTTTGGCCTTCGAGCGGCGCGGGAGCTCGGCCTCCGCTGCGCCACGCTCTGGACCGCCAGCGCGTGTGGTTTCATGGGCTACAACCACTACAAGGATCTACTCGACCGTGGGCTCTTCCCTCTCAAAG AAGAGGCGCAGTTGAGCAATGGATACTTGGACACGACCATCGACTGGATACCGGCGATGCCCAAGGACATGCGGCTACGTGACCTCCCGACCTTCTTGCGTGCCACGGACCCCGATGATATCATGTTCAACTTCTTCGTCCATGAGACGGCGGCCATGTCACAGGCCTCGGCGGTGGTCATCAACACATGGGACGAGCTCGAATCACCCCTGCTCGACGCCATGTCCAAACTCCTGCCGCCTATCTACACAGTGGGGCCGCTCCATCTCACGGTCCGCAACAACGTACCGGAGGAGAGCCCCCTCGCCGGCATTGGGTCCAACCTGTGGAAGGAGCAGGACGCGCCCCTTCGGTGGCTCGACGGCCGGCCGCCGTGCTCCGTGGTCTACGTCAATTTCGGGAGCATCACGGTGATGTCCAAGGAGCATTTGTTGGAGTTCGCGTGGGGGCTGGCCAACACAGGCTACACCTTCCTGTGGAACGTGCGGCCTGACCTCGTCAAGGGTGACGACGAGGCCGCACTTCCGCCGGAGTTCTCTGCGGCGATCGAGGGGCGGAGCATGCTCTCGACGTGGTGCCCACAGGAGAAGGTGCTAGAGCATGAGGCTGTAGGGGTGTTTCTCACACACTCCGGTTGGAACTCATCGCTCGAGGGCATCTGCGGCGGCGTTCCGATGTTGTGCTGGCCCTTCTTCGCGGAGCAGCAGACCAACTGTCGCTATAAGTGCACGGAGTGGGGCATCGGGATGGAGATTGGGGATGATCTGAGAAGGACCGAGGTGGAAGCCATGATACGGGAGGTCATGGagggggagaagggccaagagatGCGACAACGCGTGATTGAGCTCCAGAAGAGTGCAGTGGCCTCCGCACGGCCTGGCGGAAGGTCCATGCGCAATGTTGATAGGCTCATCCACGAGGTGCTGCTGGCTTGA